The sequence TGTCTACCTCTATTTATAGCAGGAGGCGAAGAAGAGAAAAACTTCGCGAAGACATTTCCTACCATAACAGTTGACGGCTGCGACAAGCGATGCAGTCAGAAAAGCACGGAGCGCCTGAGCGCAAAACCATATGATTCCATAGTTGTGAGCGAGGTGCTGCAAAAATGCGGGATTAAGACACCTCTATCACGGGCAAGTCTTACCGGGGAAGACCAGGCGGCTGTCGATGCAGTAGCTGATGAGATTGCAAAAAAGGTTGATGAAATACAACAGGGCAAAAAATAGGAGGCATTATGCCGAAATATACAAATAAAGTTGTCTGGAAAGGTAAACGTGAGGGGTACACGTA is a genomic window of Pseudomonadota bacterium containing:
- a CDS encoding putative zinc-binding protein, coding for MDLMPKKVGIIPCNGEEICEGTITRFASRKVLDKLRPGSTVTICLPLFIAGGEEEKNFAKTFPTITVDGCDKRCSQKSTERLSAKPYDSIVVSEVLQKCGIKTPLSRASLTGEDQAAVDAVADEIAKKVDEIQQGKK